From Plasmodium brasilianum strain Bolivian I chromosome 7, whole genome shotgun sequence, the proteins below share one genomic window:
- a CDS encoding fam-l protein, whose protein sequence is MKKKTKLLFLIKITAFILSTWRSNYASNLNVLKKYLDENHSNVRKLDTRIYQLLVKYKQNHDSRILGLQDVITYNGENEEKHICSNKKRDKERKKSSNESSLNNSRSHKHDKNNKYCIFETNNYTHLEKKIFKELDYQNFLKNNRIIRNKLYKRIIFKKYGLRLSLPLFLFSLLSISLILDLFFKCGLINELFVFLKKYSLNGWMKAFNESSLFKPIRELCKITSGSTTKSTIITHFFGIIIYVIPFFILGVTLISWIVYYHNKVKKFEKFKFRKR, encoded by the exons atgaagaaaaaaacaaagctattgttcttaataaaaattacagcATTTATCCTTTCAACATGGAGAAGCAACTATGCCAGTAATCTG aatgtgcttaaaaaatatttggaCGAAAATCACAGTAATGTTAGAAAATTAGATACAAGAATTTATCAATTACtagtaaaatataagcaGAATCATGATTCACGTATTTTGGGCTTACAAGACgttataacatataatggagaaaacgaagaaaaacatatatgcagtaataaaaaaagggacaaagaaagaaagaaatcaTCCAATGAAAGCTCATTAAATAATTCGAGAAGTCATAAACATGATAAGaacaataaatattgtatttttgaaacaaataattatacccatttagaaaaaaaaatatttaaagaactTGATTACCagaattttcttaaaaacaaCAGGATAATTAGAAATAAGTTGtacaaaagaataatatttaaaaaatatggattaCGACTTTCTCTacctttatttttgttttcattattatcaatATCTCTAATATTAGATCTATTTTTTAAGTGTGGACTTATAAATGaactttttgtatttttgaagaaatattcattaaatgGATGGATGAAGGCTTTTAATGAATCTTCGTTATTTAAACCTATAAGGGAATTGTGCAAAATTACTAGTGGAAGTACCACGAAATCTACTATtattacacatttttttggtataataatatatgtcaTACCTTTCTTCATATTAGGTGTTACTCTTATATCATGGATTGTTTACTACCataataaagttaaaaaatttgaaaaatttaagtttAGGAAAAGGTAA
- a CDS encoding fam-l protein, producing MEQKMKHLFFIKIYTFMLLTWLYYFYDNMYTSNKYIYGNYMLGKQIGTRTYRFLAKCKDYYYSTIIELKEGMSSHTVSEKKDISNNRKGIPGKKKLSNGNSSKNARESEQPMKNKYGSFEIKNLSHMEKKILKELDYLNFLKNNRTTRDKIYKSFVRKKYGLRLCLPLLMLLLLIIGLIVEFSLGFTGKSGLLIHLGLEKSNLESLVTSSESESGSAWMTVLKWLLGSSSSENSSTCYFCKKTLTTLSDTCALRQFFSILIYLIPFFLLAITFISALVYYFKNVKKYKKFKFRKRKNKE from the exons atggaacaaaaaatgaagcatttgttttttattaaaatttatacatttatgctTTTAACTtggttatattatttttacgaTAATAtg tatacgtctaacaaatatatatatggaaattaCATGCTTGGTAAACAAATAGGCACAAGAACTTATAGATTCCTGGCAAAATGTaaagattattattattcaacTATTATAGAATTAAAAGAAGGGATGTCGAGCCATACAGTATCTgagaaaaaagatatatctaataatagAAAAGGGATCCCGGGAAAGAAGAAACTATCAAATGGAAATTCATCAAAAAATGCAAGAGAATCAGAACAAccaatgaaaaataaatatggcTCATTTGAAATCAAAAATTTATCtcatatggaaaaaaaaatattaaaggaGCTTGATTATctaaattttcttaaaaataacagGACGACTAGGgataaaatttacaaaagctttgtacgtaaaaaatatggattaCGACTTTGTTTACCTTTATTaatgttactattattaataataggaTTAATAGTAGAATTTTCACTTGGATTTACAGGTAAAAGTGGTTTATTGATCCACTTAGGTTTGGAAAAGTCTAATTTAGAGAGCTTGGTCACTAGCAGCGAATCAGAGTCCGGTTCAGCATGGATGACAGTTTTAAAATGGTTATTGGGATCAAGTTCGTCTGAGAATTCTAGTACATgttatttttgcaaaaaaactTTAACAACTCTCTCTGATACGTGTGCATTAAGGCaattcttttctattttaatatatttaatacctttctttttattagcTATCACATTTATATCAGCgcttgtttattattttaaaaatgttaaaaaatataaaaaatttaaattcaggaaaaggaaaaataaagagtaa
- a CDS encoding PIR protein → MVKPNVSKKDKIIYHFNEDNEPINAQAYGLLSPLKMDNEDLYKIGCMLNNSIRNKVSIDFLISDSVNDDEYCDLLNEWLNKKEFEYVSGSNCENKTKLWEEKIEKLWSPLIKLSYDNFSCKRNKIFSPFGHWVDSCLNKKKREKQNIVPECSCELTEGCYDNGESHSEKGRIRIHYHSV, encoded by the exons atggtg AAACCAAATGTAAGTaagaaagataaaattatatatcattttaatgAAGATAACGAGCCTATTAATGCGCAAGCATATGGATTATTAAGTCCTTTAAAGATGGATAATGAAGacttatataaaattggATGTATGcttaataatagtattagAAATAAAGTTTCGATAGATTTTTTAATTAGTGACAGTGTTAATGATGATGAATACTGCGATTTATTGAATGAAtggttaaataaaaaagaatttgaaTATGTATCAGGATCTAATTgtgaaaacaaaacaaaattatgggaagaaaaaattgaGAAATTGTGGAGTCCATTAATAAAGCTTTcatatgataatttttcgtgtaagagaaataaaatt tttaGTCCCTTTGGACACTGGGTTGACAGTTgtctaaataaaaaaaaaagagaaaaacagAATATAGTTCCAGAATGTTCATGTGAATTAACTGAAGGTTGTTATGATAATGGGGAGTCACATTCtgaaaaaggaagaataaGGATTCATTACCACTCTGTATGA